A stretch of DNA from Penaeus monodon isolate SGIC_2016 chromosome 20, NSTDA_Pmon_1, whole genome shotgun sequence:
TACTTGTTTAATTTGGACAGTCATTTGTATTAAtggtatatcattttttttatttctgtttctatctttcttgTTCTTTGCACCTCTTTCATTCTTTAACATTCAATACATTTAATAGCTACAAGTCTCATATCGGTGCCATTCATTAGTGAtgaatttacatgtgtgtgtaaatttgataTTCTGACTTTAAACAACTAATTTGTTATGTGTTAAGTTTAGATTCTGTAGATTTGTTTTTATGGTTAATTTTGGCATATATCTAGATACAATTAATAGGGAAGCTTGGACACTTTTGTTAATGTTGCTCATATTTGATTTCTATTTACATTGGTTTCCTTTTGTTAATATTGTGTGTAAACTACTGCACATTTGTATTCACAGAATGtctattaataattacaaaactATACAGTTACTGTTGTTTCAAGACTTTTGTGTCTTTCAGGTGAGCGTTGGGACACCAAAAAGGTCTGTAATATCTGTGGGAAAGTTCTCTCACGTGGTGATAAACTGAAGAATCACATTCGGACACATACAAATAATTTTCCATTCCATTGTGATACTTGTGGCCAAGGATTTCTCCGTTCAGAAGGACTTCGGGTACACACGAGAATTCACACTGGAGAACgtccatatatatgcattgtttgTGGTAAGGCATACACAAGGAAAGATAAGTTGACAAGACATGCTATAGTACACACAGGAGAAAGGCCTTTTGTCTGTCAACACTGTGGGAAGTCTTTTACTCGCAAGGATAAAATGCAGCGACATGAAATGATTCATAAAGTCGATAAGCCTTTCACATGTGTCCCTTGTAATGTAGAGTTTGTGAGACAAGAAACTTACAATGCCCATATGGAGAGGAAGCATCCTGAACGCCTCCCTTACACTGTAGTGCAACAGCCACGCGAAGGCAGCCCATCATATCATCCTCAAGGACTAAATCTTTCAAGCAATNNNNNNNNNNNNNNNNNNNNNNNNNNNNNNNNNNNNNNNNNNNNNNNNNNNNNNNNNNNNNNNNNNNNNNNNNNNNNNNACTCTGCTGGTGTTTCAAACCATAGTAGCTCTAACATTGGACATCACAGCACCGTCACTAATCTTCCAGGTGGTATTACACTCCCAGGGGGCTTAACCCTTCCATCCGGCATTACTCTCCCTGGAGGGTCCTCTATCCCTGGGAACCATGACATCCCAGGGGGCCTCACCATCCCCAGTAGTTCCTCAATCCCAGGTCTCGCATCGCACCCAAGTAGCCTTCTAAGTGGAAGTTCCCTGTTAGGTGGTCTGCATGGTATTAGTGGATCCAATGCTTCCTAAAGATGCCAGAATGCAGATATGTTAATTTGAGAAATGTTTGTATCAGTGTATATAACTTGAGTGTGCGTGGTTGTATGTTNNNNNNNNNNNNNNNNNNNNNNNNNNNNNNNNNNNNNNNNNNNNNNNNNNNNNNNNNNNNNNNNNNNNNNNNNNNNNNNNNNNNNNNNNNNNNNNNNNNNNNNNNNNNNNNNNNNNNNNNNNNNNNNNNNNNNNNNNNNNNNNNNNNNNNNNNNNNNNNNNNNNNNNNNNNNNNNNNNNNNNNNNNNNNNNNNNNNNNNNNNNNNNNNNNNNNNNNNNNNNNNNNNNNNNNNNNNNNNNNNNNNNNNNNNNNNNNNNNNNNNNNNNAAGgattgaattttttaaatataaggcCATATTCACTCCAGTTTTAATATGAACATTTAAACTATTATTCATACCAAATTACAGTGGTtggaatattttaataattcagGTTTCTTGTATATCAAAAGATACAATAGTGAGTAGTAGAAGAAAGACTGATGAAAGTTAACAACTTAACTGTGGCATTTATTAATTACAAGGTGGTCTAGATAGCTGTATAAAGGTGTaagatatgtagtatgtattatttttatcatttggaCTTCAGAGAACTCTCATGCCATGTAAGAGGCATGCCGAAGGTTGAACACAGTTTTGGAGAATAGAACAAGAAGGAATAAGAAATTCAAAGATTTGGAATAGAATTGATGGAGAGGTCTCAGATAGGTTTGTGGGAATAGTGAAGAGGAAGGTGGATCAGAAAGCTCAGAGAAATTATGGGAAGGATGCATGGTTCCTGGGAATCTTAAGACAAGTCACTTTGGAGAAGGTGATAAAAGAATATTTCTATGTAAAAGGTATGCAAAAATATTACAGTAAGGATGGGAAGTGTTACTGaatgtaaaaccaaaaataatgttAAGTAATGTGACATCTAAAGTATTTTatcatcagtgaaaaaaaaaggtaaattagaATATTTTAAGAGTCAAAGAAGAGTAAATGAAAATTTTCAACATTATATCTGATGAATAGatgcacaaaataaacacaaaataactaAAGTTCCATAGATCATACTGGGTATTGTCTTTGATCTCtgaattattatagattatatatatatttttaaaacctcaCTTAAGTTGATAGACAATTAGAAAAATATGACTTAGCCTTGTACTACTAAGAATGAAGAGTCCAGCGTCTGTTATCAAATAATTCCAGTTTTCATAAATTTGCATACTGGTAAAGGTTTGTATGCTAAATATTTATTTCCTATTGATAGACATTTTATATCTTTGATGATGTAACTAACACAAGATGTACAGTAATACTTGGTAACTCAAGATTATTGCATTAGTGTGAGATTGCATAAACTTAGAACTTTCAGTGAATGTTCAAAGTTTTAGTTATGAATGCATGATGTGAATATCaggaattccctttttttattctaatagtGTAAGAGTAATCTTGAATGAGGATGCAAACCTTCAAATGccataatcatttttaatttgtGATTTTATGAAGTAGTATTTGTGAAAAGAGTTGAGAGGCCTAATGAACTTCCTATATTTTATACCCCATANNNNNNNNNNNNNNNNNNNNNNNNNNNNNNNNNNNNNNNNNNNNNNNNNNNNNNNNNNNNNNNNNNNNNNNNNNNNNNNNNNNNNNNNNNNNNNNNNNNNNNNNNNNNNNNNNNNNNNNNNNNNNNNNNNNNNNNNNNNNNNNNNNNNNNNNNNNNNNNNNNNNNNNNNNNNNNNNNNNNNNNNNNNNNNNNNNNNNNNNNNNNNNNNNNNNNNNNNNNNNNNNNNNNNNNNNNNNNNNNNNNNNNNNNNNNNNNNNNNNNNNNNNNNNNNNNNNNNNNNNNNNNNNNNNNNNNNNNNNATGTTTCCTGCCAGCTGTCCTAATGAATATCATCAATGCCATCATGTATTTTTCCAGCTATCCTTTATAAGACTTTATTTAAAGTATACAACATTTAACTGTGTGCTTTCGTATGATACAGGTCTCTTGTGGAATTCCACAAATGCCTGTATATCTCTAAACCTTGAATA
This window harbors:
- the LOC119585951 gene encoding zinc finger protein 16-like (The sequence of the model RefSeq protein was modified relative to this genomic sequence to represent the inferred CDS: added 79 bases not found in genome assembly), whose amino-acid sequence is MAFSSVEPGCVTQFSPQRNPDDSVVVHRKVFVMDHFLSGLDAGPSPWYASRPPVSSHAHEFAIGTSSFQLIPITGSNSHTPSSHTSYSTSNTLNSHSAFRSPADPKVKSEVKDDDDSRESKSPTPSVALTPLSTNMAHHSHKAKNSERWDTKKVCNICGKVLSRGDKLKNHIRTHTNNFPFHCDTCGQGFLRSEGLRVHTRIHTGERPYICIVCGKAYTRKDKLTRHAIVHTGERPFVCQHCGKSFTRKDKMQRHEMIHKVDKPFTCVPCNVEFVRQETYNAHMERKHPERLPYTVVQQPREGSPSYHPQGLNLSSNADSKSNSSTNRSHSSSKHSTSTTSSSNSAGVSNHSSSNIGHHSTVTNLPGGITLPGGLTLPSGITLPGGSSIPGNHDIPGGLTIPSSSSIPGLASHPSSLLSGSSLLGGLHGISGSNAS